A window of the Polaribacter sp. HaHaR_3_91 genome harbors these coding sequences:
- a CDS encoding DUF695 domain-containing protein, with the protein MGFLSKIFGQSEPKNEYQPDWTFYFSNVNDKLSSIATDLNLMNVAPIKGQEIVVYVSIKMPNPKDNGLSSNEDADELSKIEDVIISGFDKKNLNYTFAGRLTSNGFRDLYFFGENTILMEKEVSSAMTQFPNHKFDFGHNEDKEWNGYFDFLYPLPRQMQIIQNRRVLEQLEKGGDKLTKEREVFHWVYFKTQNEIDQFEKFTNDLGFKTKNKGKTEQPNEYKFVIQISRIDKVGYDEIDEYTLELWQKASELNGDYDGWETSIEE; encoded by the coding sequence ATGGGATTTTTAAGTAAAATCTTCGGACAATCTGAACCGAAAAATGAATATCAACCTGATTGGACATTTTACTTTTCGAATGTAAATGACAAATTAAGTTCAATTGCAACCGATTTGAATTTAATGAATGTTGCGCCAATAAAAGGACAAGAAATTGTAGTTTATGTTTCAATCAAAATGCCTAATCCGAAAGATAATGGATTGTCGAGTAACGAAGATGCGGATGAATTATCGAAAATTGAAGACGTAATAATAAGCGGATTTGACAAAAAAAATCTGAATTACACTTTTGCTGGTCGATTGACTTCTAATGGATTTCGAGATTTGTATTTTTTTGGAGAAAACACGATTTTAATGGAAAAAGAAGTCTCATCTGCAATGACCCAATTTCCGAATCACAAATTTGACTTTGGACATAATGAAGATAAAGAATGGAACGGATATTTTGACTTTCTATATCCTTTGCCAAGACAAATGCAAATAATCCAAAACAGAAGAGTTCTCGAACAATTAGAAAAAGGTGGAGACAAACTAACGAAAGAAAGAGAGGTTTTTCATTGGGTTTATTTTAAAACTCAAAATGAAATTGACCAATTTGAGAAATTTACAAATGATTTAGGTTTTAAGACAAAAAATAAAGGAAAAACAGAACAACCGAACGAATATAAGTTTGTTATTCAAATATCACGAATTGACAAAGTTGGTTATGACGAAATAGATGAATATACATTGGAATTATGGCAAAAAGCATCTGAATTAAATGGAGATTATGATGGTTGGGAAACATCAATTGAGGAATAA
- a CDS encoding energy transducer TonB — translation MNRKIGIILTILLLISCKNSEKTETENNSDSENEITQSEFKKVESQNSLNLEYQLLDENDEQINFMSLKKMPEFPGGLDSLTIFIQNNFAFKQGFIEKVEGKVKATFVVDTLGKVVDIEIIEGFKNHIDKSCYDVISKLPDWKPAELTKNKKVKVKFLLPFKFVPEK, via the coding sequence TTGAATAGAAAAATAGGAATTATATTGACCATTTTACTTCTGATTTCTTGTAAGAATTCGGAAAAAACAGAAACGGAAAACAATTCTGATTCTGAAAATGAAATCACTCAATCGGAATTTAAAAAAGTGGAATCGCAAAATTCGCTGAACTTGGAATACCAACTTTTAGACGAAAATGATGAGCAAATAAATTTTATGAGTTTAAAGAAAATGCCTGAATTTCCTGGCGGACTAGATTCTCTAACAATATTTATTCAAAATAACTTTGCTTTTAAACAAGGGTTTATTGAAAAAGTTGAGGGAAAAGTTAAAGCGACATTTGTTGTTGACACATTAGGAAAAGTTGTTGATATTGAAATTATAGAAGGATTTAAAAATCATATTGACAAATCTTGCTATGATGTAATTTCAAAGTTACCTGACTGGAAACCTGCTGAATTAACTAAAAATAAAAAAGTTAAAGTGAAATTCCTTTTACCATTTAAATTTGTACCGGAGAAATAA
- a CDS encoding OmpH family outer membrane protein, with product MKSKIICIAFALISSISIAQSKVGTVDSEYIINLMPETKIVSERSQNYGAKLDSSFTIKVETYKAKIEAFKKNEKTLGELAKQAEYKELAEMEADIKKYQQNGNQLMQLKQDELMRPLYKKLSNAIATVAKAEGYTQILTMTGNEFAYIDTKFDITELVLKNLGIAIPVAEGK from the coding sequence ATGAAATCAAAAATTATATGTATTGCCTTTGCTTTAATTAGTTCTATTTCTATTGCACAATCTAAAGTAGGTACAGTAGATAGTGAATATATTATTAACCTAATGCCTGAAACAAAAATTGTATCAGAAAGATCTCAAAATTACGGAGCAAAATTAGATTCTTCTTTTACCATAAAAGTAGAAACTTATAAAGCTAAAATAGAAGCTTTTAAAAAGAATGAAAAAACGCTTGGAGAATTAGCAAAACAAGCTGAATACAAAGAATTAGCAGAAATGGAAGCTGATATTAAAAAATACCAGCAAAACGGAAACCAATTAATGCAATTAAAGCAAGACGAATTAATGAGACCTTTATATAAAAAATTAAGTAATGCTATTGCTACTGTAGCTAAAGCTGAAGGGTACACTCAAATTTTAACCATGACTGGTAACGAATTTGCTTACATTGATACTAAATTTGATATTACAGAATTAGTCTTAAAAAACTTAGGAATTGCAATTCCTGTTGCAGAAGGGAAATAA
- a CDS encoding helix-turn-helix domain-containing protein codes for MGRKVKYDYAFKLRCVKQVLKNNQTVEDVSKLYGCHHTTLHDWIRFYEKYGKKALLPRKTKVYSIPFKLKVLKAIDKDSLSFSQACLEFNIPTKSVIMKWQRNYKKEGIIGLNIKPRGKPKSMQFKRAKKKSNKPLTREEELLLENESLRAELDLLKKLQALIQQEQNKKQKP; via the coding sequence ATGGGAAGAAAAGTCAAGTATGATTACGCATTTAAACTTCGATGTGTAAAGCAAGTTTTAAAAAATAACCAAACAGTTGAAGATGTGTCTAAGTTATATGGTTGTCATCATACAACCCTTCATGATTGGATTCGATTTTATGAAAAATATGGTAAAAAAGCACTATTACCAAGAAAAACAAAAGTGTATAGCATTCCTTTTAAACTTAAAGTTTTAAAAGCTATTGACAAAGATTCATTATCTTTCAGTCAAGCTTGTTTAGAATTTAATATTCCTACAAAATCTGTAATTATGAAGTGGCAACGTAATTATAAAAAAGAGGGTATTATAGGCTTAAACATTAAACCTAGAGGTAAACCAAAATCTATGCAATTTAAGAGGGCTAAAAAAAAGTCTAATAAACCTTTAACAAGAGAAGAGGAACTTTTATTAGAAAATGAATCATTACGTGCAGAACTGGACTTGCTAAAAAAGTTACAGGCCTTAATTCAACAAGAGCAAAACAAAAAGCAAAAGCCATAA
- a CDS encoding ion transporter has translation MKNNDKNTSWKHRIHEIIYEADTKAGKLFDVVLLIAILASILLVMLESIESFDTRYHTFLNIAEWVITILFSIEYILRIISINKPFKYIFSFYGIIDLLSTIPKYLSLFLVGSHHLAALRALRLLRVFRILKLARYVGASNRLLIALKMSRTKISVFLYFVVILCVILGTIMYMIEGPENGFTSIPTSVYWAIVTLTTVGYGDIAPHTPFGQFLASIIMILGYGIIAIPTGIVTAEMTKSANNSVDTNTQACPNCSKENHKDGAQFCYNCSSKLN, from the coding sequence TTGAAGAATAACGATAAAAACACTTCTTGGAAACACCGTATTCATGAAATTATTTATGAAGCCGACACAAAAGCTGGTAAATTATTTGATGTTGTCTTATTAATAGCCATTCTTGCTAGTATTTTATTAGTGATGCTAGAAAGTATTGAAAGCTTCGACACAAGGTATCACACTTTTTTAAACATAGCTGAGTGGGTTATTACCATCCTTTTTTCAATTGAATATATATTAAGAATTATCTCCATAAATAAACCTTTTAAGTATATCTTTAGTTTCTATGGTATTATAGACCTACTTTCTACCATTCCAAAATACCTTTCATTATTTTTAGTGGGCTCTCATCATTTAGCGGCTTTAAGAGCTTTACGACTGTTAAGAGTATTTAGAATATTAAAACTAGCGAGATATGTTGGTGCTTCTAACAGATTATTAATCGCTTTAAAAATGAGTAGAACCAAAATTTCGGTCTTCTTATATTTTGTAGTGATACTATGTGTTATTTTAGGTACAATTATGTACATGATAGAAGGTCCCGAAAACGGATTTACAAGCATACCCACAAGTGTTTATTGGGCAATAGTTACCTTAACAACTGTAGGTTATGGAGACATTGCTCCACACACGCCTTTTGGTCAGTTTCTTGCAAGTATTATTATGATATTAGGATACGGTATTATAGCCATTCCTACAGGAATTGTTACAGCAGAAATGACAAAAAGCGCAAATAATAGCGTAGATACAAATACACAAGCTTGCCCAAATTGCTCAAAAGAAAACCATAAAGATGGTGCTCAATTTTGTTATAACTGTAGTAGTAAATTAAACTAA
- a CDS encoding alpha/beta hydrolase — protein sequence MRNIIFYFLLVTITIGCKKGIVYNDTVPKHDSLTIASKFVNEDRIINIWTPPNYNQTLDSLPVLYMPDGGIKEDFPHVANTLAKLIKANKIPPYILVGIENTKRGRDLCGPTNIEYDLSYIPNAGGANNFRNFIKNELFTAIDKKYRTATKKAIIGESLAGLFVVETFLLDNNMFDDYIAIDPSLWFNESYLVNNFENLSKDNYNNKKKLWFAGSDAVDISKHTKTLNNKLKQPDKNLIWKYSDEPNEQHNTIFRATKEKALIWALNN from the coding sequence ATGAGAAATATAATCTTCTACTTTTTACTTGTAACAATTACAATCGGATGTAAAAAAGGTATTGTTTACAATGATACAGTTCCTAAACATGATAGTTTAACGATTGCTTCTAAATTTGTAAATGAAGACCGAATCATTAATATTTGGACGCCACCAAATTACAACCAAACATTAGATAGCTTACCTGTTTTGTATATGCCTGACGGCGGAATTAAAGAAGATTTTCCGCATGTAGCAAATACATTAGCTAAATTAATTAAAGCAAACAAAATACCTCCTTATATTTTAGTAGGAATAGAAAACACCAAACGTGGAAGAGATTTATGTGGCCCCACAAATATTGAATATGATTTAAGTTATATACCAAATGCTGGTGGTGCAAACAACTTTAGAAATTTTATTAAAAATGAATTATTTACAGCAATTGATAAAAAATATAGAACAGCTACTAAAAAAGCTATTATTGGTGAATCTTTAGCAGGATTATTTGTGGTTGAGACCTTCCTTTTAGACAACAACATGTTTGATGACTATATAGCAATAGATCCTTCTTTATGGTTTAATGAAAGCTACTTGGTGAATAATTTTGAGAACTTATCTAAAGACAATTATAATAACAAAAAAAAACTATGGTTTGCTGGTTCTGATGCTGTTGATATTTCTAAACATACTAAAACATTAAACAACAAATTAAAACAACCTGATAAGAACTTAATTTGGAAATATTCAGACGAACCAAACGAGCAACACAATACCATTTTTAGAGCTACCAAAGAAAAAGCATTAATCTGGGCGTTAAACAACTAA
- a CDS encoding IS3 family transposase, producing the protein MITCRTGLAKKVTGLNSTRAKQKAKAITELRHKYDLDILLYHMNMARSSYYYHHKRSLIVDKYKEIKLLIHQIYHRHKGRYGYRRISLEINKTGTLINHKTVLKLMRELGLKSLVRAKRYKSYKGQIGETAPNILQRNFKAIRPNKKWATDITEFKVLGKKLYLSPIIDLFNREIINYQLSEKPDFKQVAIMLKKSFKKIPDQTNLILHSDQGWQYQMKQYRRLLTEKGITQSMSPKGNCLDNAVIENFFGILKSELFYINKYKSISQLKKEIKVYIKYYNNERIKQNLKGMSPIEYRANYYQN; encoded by the coding sequence ATCATTACGTGCAGAACTGGACTTGCTAAAAAAGTTACAGGCCTTAATTCAACAAGAGCAAAACAAAAAGCAAAAGCCATAACAGAATTAAGGCATAAGTATGATTTAGATATTTTATTATATCATATGAACATGGCAAGAAGTAGTTATTATTATCATCATAAAAGAAGTCTTATAGTTGATAAATATAAAGAGATAAAACTATTGATTCATCAAATATATCATCGTCACAAAGGAAGATATGGTTATAGAAGAATCTCTTTAGAAATCAACAAAACAGGAACTCTAATAAATCATAAAACAGTACTCAAGTTAATGCGTGAATTAGGTTTAAAAAGTTTAGTCAGAGCTAAAAGATACAAGTCTTATAAAGGGCAAATAGGCGAAACAGCTCCTAATATATTACAACGAAATTTTAAAGCTATTAGGCCAAATAAAAAATGGGCTACCGATATTACAGAATTTAAAGTTTTAGGAAAAAAACTATATCTATCTCCAATAATTGATCTCTTTAATAGAGAAATAATAAATTATCAATTATCTGAAAAACCTGATTTTAAACAAGTAGCTATTATGCTGAAAAAGTCTTTTAAGAAAATACCAGATCAAACAAATTTAATATTACATTCAGATCAAGGATGGCAGTATCAAATGAAACAGTATCGAAGATTATTAACAGAAAAAGGAATTACTCAGAGTATGTCTCCTAAAGGAAATTGTTTAGATAACGCTGTGATAGAAAATTTCTTCGGTATTCTAAAATCTGAATTGTTTTATATAAATAAATACAAGTCGATATCTCAATTAAAAAAAGAGATTAAAGTGTATATAAAATATTATAATAATGAGAGAATTAAACAAAATTTAAAGGGAATGAGCCCGATTGAATATCGAGCTAATTATTATCAAAATTAA
- a CDS encoding toll/interleukin-1 receptor domain-containing protein translates to MKKKIFISHSSKDIKIVRLFVEKILQLGLNIEYNRIFCTSIKGYDVKSGEYIPDRLKTEINSASISLLFISENYKKSEVCINEIGASWVALEKDCTIPLLFPDISFDKIGFLNLNRLGLKILNENDLIKLIEDIKKILNIDYDLNILNVQIKSFIEEAEKLTKNFRNSKNEKEIFSEWDNCFKMSLYPFNEILAKSFPTLNSGIHKISDKKSQNRLLFNLSNSGMLENMWFRFSGGDDYIKHFTKLKNGNWTTTGYNWELNISDMWISFNPTLQNEFILIKSESLEPFNITSDIGGKENSVGILDNGIIVSHNEMVNGYAEINNEIINLKEFGVQRRMREEKSFWIILGTNYHKVGNNPDETIDFCENLDKGNIEVSRNTIKSFLKNLRSHKTVVKYQ, encoded by the coding sequence ATGAAAAAGAAAATCTTTATAAGCCATTCATCTAAGGATATAAAAATAGTAAGACTTTTTGTAGAAAAAATTTTGCAACTAGGCTTGAACATTGAATACAATAGAATTTTTTGTACAAGTATAAAAGGCTATGATGTGAAAAGCGGAGAATATATTCCAGATAGATTAAAAACTGAAATTAATTCAGCTTCTATTTCATTACTCTTTATCTCTGAGAACTACAAAAAAAGTGAAGTATGTATAAATGAAATTGGAGCTTCTTGGGTAGCCTTAGAGAAAGATTGTACAATTCCTTTATTATTTCCAGATATAAGCTTCGATAAAATAGGATTTCTTAACTTAAACCGTTTAGGACTTAAAATATTAAATGAAAATGATTTAATTAAATTAATAGAAGATATTAAGAAAATTTTAAACATTGATTATGATTTAAATATTTTGAATGTACAAATAAAGTCATTTATAGAAGAAGCTGAGAAATTAACTAAAAATTTCAGAAACTCTAAAAATGAAAAGGAGATATTTTCGGAATGGGATAATTGCTTTAAAATGAGTTTATACCCTTTTAATGAAATTCTAGCAAAATCTTTTCCAACATTAAATTCTGGAATACATAAAATTAGTGATAAAAAAAGTCAAAATAGACTTTTATTTAATTTAAGCAATTCTGGAATGCTGGAAAATATGTGGTTTAGATTTTCGGGAGGAGATGACTATATAAAACACTTCACTAAATTAAAAAATGGAAATTGGACAACAACTGGCTACAATTGGGAGTTAAATATATCTGACATGTGGATTTCGTTTAATCCAACATTACAAAATGAATTTATATTAATAAAATCTGAAAGTTTAGAACCTTTTAATATAACCTCCGATATTGGAGGAAAAGAAAACTCTGTTGGAATATTAGATAATGGAATAATCGTTAGCCATAATGAAATGGTAAATGGTTATGCGGAAATTAACAACGAAATTATAAATTTAAAAGAATTTGGAGTACAAAGAAGAATGAGAGAAGAAAAATCTTTTTGGATAATTCTGGGAACTAATTACCACAAAGTTGGAAATAATCCAGATGAAACAATAGACTTCTGTGAAAATTTAGATAAAGGAAATATTGAAGTAAGTAGAAATACAATAAAATCATTTTTAAAAAATTTGAGAAGCCATAAAACAGTAGTTAAATATCAATAA
- a CDS encoding TonB-dependent receptor, which produces MKNKLLLFFVITGCLHSYGQQLKGIVLNPLNEPLENVYIINQDSNLHTHTNEAGSFILEKTTVNNILQISILGFGTKTLKVTEQDLKNGITINLETKIFQLEELVLRKEINALQTLTNIDVQVNPVNNSQEILRKVPGLFIGQHAGGGKAEQIFLRGFDIDHGTDIALSIDGMPINMVSHAHGQGYSDLHFVIPETIQKIDFGKGPYYANQGDFNTAGYVNFDTKTAIDKSMISVGYGDFNSLRTVGMFNLLENSKNNDAYVAVEYIEFDGAYESPQNFNRLNLFAKYNTFLNGRDKLTLTASHFTSSWDASGQVPVRAVESGLINRFGSIDDTEGGSTSRSNLNAQLQKTLDNGAILEANTFYSKYDFELYSNFTFFLEDAVNGDQIKQFEDRSIYGMNAKIISTKEYGNVEAKFTKGMGLRYDLISDNELSHTKNRSELLNNIQLGDVKQSNLYAFFNSEFEIGKFKIAPSVRLDYFKFLYNDALSTTYETLSKTKAIVNPKLNFLYTQNDNLQWFLKSGIGFHSNDARVVLQENADKVLPRAYGADLGNIWKPTKNLVVNTAAWYLFSEEEFVYVGDAGIVEPSGESERFGLDVGIRYQLTDHIYFDTDATVTHARSLEAEDGEDYIPLAPSFTMAGGLSFTDLGKFSGGLRYRYLADRAANEDNTITAEGYVVSDFNINYKVNQDVTFGVALENIFDVEWNETQFATESRLQNETDAVEEIHFTPGTPFFAKATITYTF; this is translated from the coding sequence ATGAAGAACAAATTACTACTATTTTTTGTGATAACAGGCTGTTTACATTCTTACGGTCAGCAGTTAAAAGGGATTGTTTTAAATCCGCTAAATGAACCTTTAGAAAACGTTTATATAATCAACCAAGATTCTAATTTACATACACATACAAATGAAGCTGGAAGTTTTATTCTTGAAAAAACAACTGTAAATAATATATTACAGATAAGTATTTTAGGTTTTGGTACAAAGACATTAAAAGTAACTGAACAAGATTTAAAAAACGGAATTACCATAAACCTAGAAACAAAAATTTTTCAATTAGAAGAATTGGTATTGCGTAAAGAAATAAATGCGTTACAAACCTTAACAAATATAGATGTACAAGTAAATCCAGTAAATAATTCTCAAGAAATTTTAAGAAAAGTTCCTGGTTTATTTATAGGTCAGCATGCTGGAGGAGGAAAAGCAGAACAAATATTTTTAAGAGGTTTTGATATAGATCACGGAACAGATATTGCGCTTTCTATAGACGGCATGCCAATAAACATGGTTTCTCATGCACACGGACAAGGATATTCTGATTTGCATTTTGTAATACCAGAAACCATACAAAAAATAGATTTTGGAAAAGGACCTTATTATGCAAATCAAGGAGATTTTAATACTGCTGGTTATGTAAATTTTGATACAAAAACAGCTATTGATAAAAGTATGATATCTGTTGGTTATGGAGATTTTAATTCTTTAAGAACCGTTGGTATGTTTAATTTATTAGAAAACTCTAAAAACAACGATGCGTATGTTGCTGTAGAATATATAGAGTTTGATGGTGCTTATGAATCTCCGCAAAACTTTAATAGATTAAATCTTTTTGCAAAATACAATACGTTTTTAAACGGAAGAGATAAGTTAACACTAACAGCTTCTCACTTTACAAGTTCTTGGGATGCTTCTGGTCAAGTACCCGTTAGAGCTGTAGAAAGCGGATTGATAAATCGTTTTGGTTCTATTGATGATACAGAAGGTGGTTCTACTTCTAGATCTAATTTAAATGCGCAATTACAAAAGACATTAGATAATGGTGCTATTTTAGAAGCAAACACATTTTATTCTAAATATGATTTTGAACTGTATTCTAACTTTACTTTCTTTTTAGAGGATGCTGTAAACGGAGATCAAATTAAACAATTTGAGGATAGAAGTATCTACGGAATGAATGCCAAGATCATTAGTACTAAAGAGTATGGAAATGTAGAGGCGAAGTTTACAAAAGGGATGGGTTTGCGTTACGATTTAATTTCTGATAACGAATTATCGCACACAAAAAACAGAAGCGAATTGTTAAATAACATTCAATTAGGAGATGTAAAACAAAGCAATTTATATGCGTTTTTTAACTCAGAATTTGAGATTGGAAAATTTAAAATAGCACCTTCTGTTCGTTTAGATTATTTTAAGTTTTTATACAATGATGCTTTAAGTACAACGTATGAAACATTGAGTAAAACAAAAGCAATTGTAAATCCTAAATTGAACTTTTTATACACGCAGAATGATAATTTACAATGGTTTTTAAAATCAGGAATTGGTTTTCATTCTAACGATGCAAGAGTTGTTTTACAAGAAAATGCAGATAAAGTTTTGCCAAGAGCATACGGAGCAGACCTAGGAAATATCTGGAAACCTACTAAAAATTTAGTGGTAAATACGGCTGCTTGGTATTTGTTTTCTGAAGAAGAATTTGTGTATGTTGGTGATGCTGGTATTGTTGAACCATCTGGAGAATCTGAGCGTTTTGGATTGGATGTAGGAATCCGTTACCAATTAACAGATCATATTTATTTTGATACAGATGCAACAGTTACACATGCAAGAAGTTTAGAAGCAGAAGACGGAGAAGATTACATTCCGTTAGCACCAAGTTTTACAATGGCAGGTGGTTTGTCTTTTACTGATTTAGGGAAGTTTTCTGGTGGATTGCGTTACCGTTATTTAGCCGATAGAGCAGCAAATGAGGATAACACTATTACTGCAGAAGGATATGTAGTAAGTGATTTTAACATTAATTATAAAGTGAATCAAGATGTTACTTTTGGTGTTGCTTTAGAAAATATTTTTGATGTTGAGTGGAATGAAACTCAGTTTGCAACAGAAAGCAGGTTACAAAATGAAACAGATGCTGTAGAAGAAATTCATTTTACACCAGGAACACCGTTTTTTGCCAAAGCAACCATAACGTATACGTTTTAA
- a CDS encoding dihydroorotase: protein MKYNLLFSFLFVFLSSIMYSQNSNSDIKIGDVFVVGEVSNNNYEHIDFPRANFIIKKGGLANYKNVKGEKVQIKSIKEKKNGNLVATIELASKKKFFNSHKYVKVNINEAILKKELLRN from the coding sequence ATGAAGTATAACCTATTATTCAGTTTTTTATTCGTTTTTTTATCAAGTATTATGTATTCTCAAAATTCTAATTCAGACATCAAAATAGGAGATGTTTTTGTTGTTGGAGAGGTGAGTAATAATAATTATGAGCATATAGATTTTCCTAGAGCAAACTTTATTATAAAAAAAGGTGGGCTTGCAAATTACAAAAATGTAAAAGGAGAAAAAGTTCAAATTAAATCAATCAAAGAGAAAAAAAATGGAAATCTAGTAGCAACAATTGAGTTAGCTTCTAAAAAGAAATTTTTTAATAGTCATAAATACGTTAAAGTAAATATTAATGAAGCAATTTTAAAAAAAGAGCTATTAAGAAATTAA
- the miaA gene encoding tRNA (adenosine(37)-N6)-dimethylallyltransferase MiaA — MTSNNYLITIVGPTAIGKTALSIQLANHFKSAIISCDSRQFYKEMTIGTAVPDADELAAAEHHFIQNRSIFEDYNVGSFERDALAKLNDLFKENPIQIMVGGSGLYVDAVLKGLDYFPEVDSKIREALTLKLEKEGVAVLQEQLKELDPETYNVIELQNPKRVMRALEVCIGSGIPYSTFKNKPKAPRNFTSIKIGLDADREIIYNRINMRVDIMIENGLLEEAKNLYPHKSLNALQTVGYRELFSYFDGDFTKEFAISEIKKNTRRFAKRQGTWFKRDKTTLWFDYQTDINTIIAKISDKINISKP; from the coding sequence ATGACTTCTAATAATTATTTAATTACCATTGTTGGTCCTACTGCAATTGGTAAAACAGCCTTAAGCATTCAATTAGCAAATCATTTTAAAAGTGCTATAATTTCTTGCGATTCTAGACAGTTTTATAAAGAAATGACCATTGGTACAGCAGTACCAGATGCAGATGAATTGGCAGCTGCAGAACATCACTTTATACAAAACAGAAGTATTTTTGAAGATTATAATGTAGGCTCTTTTGAAAGAGACGCCCTTGCAAAATTAAACGACCTTTTTAAAGAAAACCCAATTCAGATTATGGTTGGTGGTTCTGGTTTGTATGTAGATGCCGTTTTAAAAGGATTGGATTATTTCCCTGAAGTAGATTCTAAAATAAGAGAAGCCTTAACTCTTAAATTAGAAAAAGAAGGTGTAGCAGTATTGCAAGAACAATTAAAAGAATTAGACCCAGAAACTTACAATGTAATTGAATTACAAAACCCTAAACGGGTGATGAGAGCCTTAGAAGTTTGTATTGGTTCTGGCATTCCCTACTCCACTTTTAAAAACAAGCCCAAAGCACCTAGAAATTTTACTTCCATTAAAATAGGTTTAGACGCAGACAGAGAAATTATTTATAATCGTATTAATATGCGCGTAGATATCATGATAGAAAACGGCTTGCTAGAAGAAGCTAAAAACTTATATCCACATAAAAGTCTAAACGCATTACAAACGGTTGGCTATAGAGAATTGTTCTCTTATTTTGATGGTGATTTTACCAAAGAATTTGCCATTTCAGAAATTAAGAAAAATACCCGAAGGTTTGCAAAACGACAAGGCACTTGGTTTAAAAGAGATAAAACAACCTTGTGGTTTGATTATCAAACAGACATAAACACTATTATTGCTAAAATTTCTGATAAAATTAACATATCAAAACCGTAA